One Bythopirellula goksoeyrii genomic window, CTTGGCCATCCATGCCGAAGAAGTCTTGGGTTGTAGTGCCAAGACCGGCATGGGCTGCAAGGAGGTCCTGGAGGCGGTGATCGAACGAGTTCCTGCTCCTCAAGGCGATCCCCATGCGACTTTGCAGGCGATGATCTTTGATGCGGTGTACGATGAATTTCGAGGTGCGATCACTTACATCCGAGTGATGAATGGAACCGTTCGCAAAGGACAGAAAATCAAGTTTCTGCAGCAAGGAACAACGCACGAAGTTATCGAGCTGGGTCATTTTACACCCCGGCGAAAAGCGACCAATTCATTAGCTGCAGGTCAGGTGGGATACCTGATCTGCAACATCAAGACACTAGACAAGGTTAACATCGGCGATACTGTGAGCGTCGCAACTGGTGAACCAGCCCTCAAGCTGCCCGGCTATCGGGAGCCAAAAAGAATGGTTTTTTGCGGGCTCTATCCCTCCGATGGTCAGGATTTCAAGCAACTTCGCGAAGCACTCGACAAACTTGTGATTAACGATCCGAGCTTTGAGTTTTCGCCCGAGACAAGCGACGCGTTGGGGTTCGGGTTTCGCTGCGGATTTCTTGGCTTGTTGCACATGGAGATTATCCAGCAGAGGTTGGAACAGGAAGCCGACATCGATCTCGTGCAGACCGCTCCCAACGTTACCTACGAAATCGTCACGAAGACCGGTGAGACCATGGAGGTTCACACACCGCAGGATGTGCCAGATCAGGGCGATATCGAGGAATTCCGTCAGCCGATTGTACGTGTCAGTTTCGTGCTACCGACTGAGTACATCGGCGGCATCATGAAACTCTGCACCGATCGCCGGGGGACTTATGTGCGGACCGAGTATCTCTCGCCCACACGTGCAATGTTGGTTTACGACTTGGCTTTGGCCGACGTAATCTACGATATGCACGACAAACTCAAAAGTACCACCCGCGGCTACGGTACTATGGATTATGAGCTCTTGGGCTACGAGCCGGGGGAACTAGTGCGGATGGACATCCTCGTAAAAGGCGAGCGCATTGATGCCCTGTCGATAGTTTGCGATCGTCGCGATGCGGATGTGCGCGGACGGGCAGTGATTAAGAAGCTCAAAGAGGAAATTCCTCGCCATATGTTCGAAGTTCCTTTGCAAGCCGCCATAGGCACGCGCGTGATAGCTCGAGAAAATATCTCCGCGATGCGCAAGAACGTGACCGCCAAGTGCTACGGCGGCGACATTTCCCGCAAACGCAAACTGTGGGAGAAGCAGAAGGAAGGCAAAAAACGGATGAAGTCCATTGGGTCGGTCGACATTCCACAGAAGGCATTCCTGGCGGTGCTGGAGACTGGGGAAGAAGAGGGGAAGAAGAAGTAGGCGTTTCTCACTTACGCTCAGAAACTGCCTGTTTCAAGTGGATTGCACACAGATTGCAGAACCCTGAACTCATGGCGGCCAATCGGTAAGTCACTTCGCCGGTAGCAACTCGGCGAACTTGGCTGCGCGATGCACCCATGACTTCAAAACAGAACCAGACTTGATGCCTGCCGATTCGACCAGTGCCCAGCCTCGCATCACTTTGCCGGTGATGTCCATTGGTCGTACATGGGTCTCGGATTGTGTCTCGTCGTGCTTCTTTCTGGCCAGCCGAACGACAAGCGAGCCCTTCCAGGCTCCTACGCACATGTTGCCGTTAGCCATAAAACAGACGCCGCCAAACATCTTCTTTTCAGAATCAACTTTGTGGCGTTACAGTATTGGCCGAATCCGGGCGACTAGGATTTCGTCAACTTCAGTCACGGAGTGTGCTTGGAATTAGAAGTGAGGATTTAAACTTAACGCAAGAGTGGGGATGACAGGAGTTGAACCTGCACTCCCGAAGGAACTGGAACCTAAATCCAGCGCGTCTGCCAATTTCGCCACATCCCCTCTTACGTCGTGCTGAGCATCAAAGTATAGTCGGCGGCTGGTACTACGGCTAGCCGATTTTCGGAAACGGTTATTGGGAAAATTCCTGCAAACAAGGCAAATCATGAGCAATGTCCCCCTTGATCTGAAGGCCAATCGGGAGTCCGGTCAACTGCATGTGGCCTGGGGCGACTCGCAGATTGATTTCCCGTTCGCCTTTCTCCGCAGACAGTGCCAGTGTGCCCATTGTGTAAATGAATGGACCGGTGAGCAGATTCTTGATCCTGCGTCGGTGCCCGAAGATATTTCCATTGAAAGCATGGAGCTTGTGGGGAGCTATGCGGTTCGCATCCATTGGACGGATGGGCACAATGCTGGGCTTTTCACCTGGGAGCGACTGCGAGAATTGTGCAGGTTGCTGAATTCATAGCCGAGTCTCCCCGAGTTTATGTTTTCACTCGAAGTAGTCGCAATATCAATCACCCGAAACGGACCTGCACAATATGATGCGACTCGGAGAGTCGTGCTACGCTTCTACAAAGATGCATCGCTCGTATTGCCATGCAATACATTCATGTGAACTTCCAGGGGATGAATCACGCCACGGCTCTCCACCTCAAAGCGAATCATGGAAGCCTCGTTAGCGATCTGTGATTGGACATGCTGCAAGAGTTCATTGCGGTCAGCAAAGTCCTTATCATCGGCTGCATAGATGCGGTCATTGACTTGGAATCCTGCACGATCTGCAGGGGAATGTGGCACCACACGGGTGACATAAACCGATTGAGGTTCCGCTGGGTCATCACGCCACGAGAGCCCCAGTTGTACTGGATTTCCAGAGAGAGGGACGGACACGTCCAGTTGCTCGTCGATTCCCGCTCGCTTGATGCTCATTTGGAGTGGCGAATCACTTTGCAAAGCGAGAGACTCCAGCATGATGCCGTCAGATAGTGGCAAATTGTTGACCGAGACAATCTTATCGCCGCGTTGGACGGTGCTATTTGTCTCAAGGCCATCTTTCACTTCTAAGGAACCATCCGCCGCTTTCTCCCATGTGAAACTAAGTCGTGACGCCATAGGGGGGAGCGGTTTCTCGAGTCGCGTCTGGTTGAATGGGTTATCCAACCTCGCTGCACTTCGATATTCAGGTAAGTAGTCCGCGTCGGCAAGCTCCACGACTTGCTCTAGCATATAGCTGGTGACCATTCGAATACCCGGGATGTTGATTTTCTCTACGTCATCCGACGGACGGTGATAGTCATCATGGAGTCCGGTATGGATGTAGAGTGAAGGAATCTGCTTTTGGAAGAAAGTCCAGTGATCGCTGTTGTTCTTGTATTCCCAATTAAAATCGAGCCACGCTTCGTTGAGATTGGGGGTACTCATAAGCCGACGGAATCCGCTGCCGCTCCGCGTCCCCCCCACTTCGATTCTGCCATCAGTCAGACGACCGACCATATCGACGTTTATTGCGAGCTTCACACTACTAAGAGGCACCGTCGGCTTGCGTACCCAATAAGAGGAACCCAGCAGCCCTTTTTCTTCGCCATCCCAGAAGGCGAACAAAATTGATCGCCTGGGGCGTTGCTCGGTGCGGGTGAGGGCATCTATCAATTCCAACACGGCCGATACCCCACTGGCATTGTCATCTGCTCCATTATGGACGTAGCCAAAAGGACCGAAGCTATTGCGGCGGTTGCCATATCCGACGTGATCGTAATGGGCACCTACGATGATAGTTTCGTGTTTGAGATCGGGGTCAGAACCAGGTAGCAGTGCTAGAAGGTTTTGCGAATGCCCTTGGAAATGTTGTTGGAAAGTTCCATTTGTACCGGCAGGTTCGAGACTTGTTTGTTGAACCAATTCCAGAATGTACTTGGCGGCCGCGTGGCCTCCACGCGAGCCGGCCTCACGTCCTTCAAGCATATCCGCTGCCAGATAATCGACGTGTCCCTGAATTTCGGCGGTCGTGATCGAGGCGCGCGCGATGTCATACCAGGCGTTTTCAGCTGCATCAGCTAGCAACGAGATTGCCGCCAGAAAGCTCACCAAAAAGGCACACAAGAAGCGATATCGAAGATTCAGACAGAGGCGGGTCATTGAGTGTCCTGAATTGGAGCAAATAATACGAATTCGTATGTCTGAATTAACTATCGTCTACCCCTCTGGAAGACTAGTCTCAGTTTGTTCAAAGTCCGCTCGTAGCGGTGGCAACTTCCATTTGTGGCAGCTGCCCCCGAGGGCCCGAAAACTTTATTTGCCAATACAGAATTGACTAAAGATACGGTCCAACACGTCGTCGGTATAGACGGCACCCACTACACGGCCCAGGTCCGAGAGGGCTGCACGCAAGTCAGCGGCCACCAGTTCCTCCCCACCTCGGGCGGAGAGTGTCTCCAAGGCGTTTTTTAGAGAGTCACGGGCATTTCGCAGGCTCTCGCTGCAGCGGGCGGCAGTCGCAGCAACTCCTGAAGAGGCTAACTTCTCCGAACTACCTAACAACTTCGTAATTGTCAGTTGCAACACAGGTAGGCCTTTTCCCGTAAGACTGCTGCAAAATACCACATGAGGATGAGGACGGTTGACGGATTCGCATCCTTCTAACAGATCGCTCTTAGTAATCGCCAGGCAATTGGAAGCTGTATTGTGTGACGAAACTAGGAAGTTAGCTATTTCGTCCTCGAAATCCTCGTCCCTTGAGTCCACACATAGCACGCAGCAGTCTGCCTGCTTTCGTTGGGTCTCCGTCATTTCCTGGGCGATGCTCATGATCGATTCAACACGACCCACTGTTTCGGTTCCAGCCGTGTCAATGACTTCACAACATTGTCCACCCAGATTGATCGTAGTCGACAAGAAGTCGCGTGTCGTGCCGGCTACCTCCGATACCAATGCTCTCCGGCCTTCTGAAATCACACCAAACCTGTCGGCAAGGGCGTTGAACAGACTACTTTTTCCCGCATTCGGTTTCCCCACCAAGACGACGCGGGGAGAGGTCAAGTGTTGGTTGCGATTAGCCAACTGATCGAGGACAGCTTGGACCCTATTCACAGCCTCGACTAGTTGCGACTTGAGATCCTCAGCAGAAATGAATTCGATGTCTTCTTCCACAAAATCAAGCCCGGCCTCCAAGTGGGCCAACAACATGAGCAGCTGTTCACGAAGTTGAGCGAGTGGCTCAGACAGTCCACCGGCAAGCTGCACTAAGGCGGACTGAAAATCGTCGTCTCCGGTGGCGTTAATGAGCCCAAGCACGGCTTCTGCCTGAGTTAGGTCTAGGCGGCCTGCGAGGAAAGCGCGAAGGGTGAATTCCCCCGGTTCGGCAATCCGCGCCCCGAAGCGACACAACGTCTCCAAGGCGAAGTCCAATAGAGGGGGCGAGCCTATAGTGTGTAGCTCAACGCTTGGTTGGCAAGTATAACTCCGCTCACTGGGCCAGAGAAACATGTCACACGGCAATGAGGCGGCATTATTTAATCGCAGATTGCCGACGACCGCTTGTGCTGAATTGACTGCTTCAAGCTGTAATTCTTGTTCTACCTGTTCAAAGCATTCGTTCAAGCAAGTGAGCATTGCTGGTCCGCTCAGGCGAATCATCCCCCTCGCCGATACTCCTGGGGCGGTGCCGATTGCAGCAATCGTGTCAGTGATATTTGGGACCATAGGAGTAAGTGTTAATGCCTCGGAAAACTCGATAAAGCATCCGACTTGACCGTTAGAACCATCATTCTCACGAAGGCGAGGACACAGAAATCAACACGATATATCTGGGTTCCGACCTGCACGGGAATGACATCTTGCCAAGACTACCGTTTTTTCTTCGGCCGTTTTGCCTGTTTGCTAGTCGCTGCGCCATTCTTGGAACTGCGATTGATTGAGCGAGGGCTCTCAGGCGATGTCGCAAAATCGAGACTCGGCGCAACGGGAGCCGGGATCAGTTTTCGTTCGGCGATGCCCCATAAACTTGAAGCGATGAAGTAAATACACAATCCGGCAGCAACCTTATAGAACAAGAGCCCCATGAAAACCATCATATATTTCATCATCTTCTGCTGCAGTGCCGCTTGCTCGTTTGCAGGCTCTGGCATCACCAGCTTCTGTTGCAGAATAAATAAACCGCACGTCACTAGTGGCAAGATATTCAAGTAGGGACCCAGGCCAAAAAACCCTTCACCGCTATTAATGAAGTCAGGCATGTACTTTGACCAGTTCCAGAGCATATCCGGGGCCGCCAGATTCGAGCACCATCGTATCGCGTCGCCGAAGAGAGGTGCCTGCCGCAATTCCACGTCCACGGCCAGCGATCTATACAGACCAATGAATACGGGCAGCTGGATAAACATCGGGAGACAGCCTGCAAGAGGATTGATCTTATGCTTGCGATACAATTCCTGCATAGCTTGCGACTGCTTGGGTGTGTCGTTCTTGTACTTCTCTTTGAGCTTGTCCAATTCTGGCTTGAGCTGCTGCATTTTAGCCATGCTTTGCATCTGCTTGCGGCTGATGGGGAACATGCAGCTTCTCACTAACACTGTGAGCAATACGATCGCTATACCGTAATTATGGACGATACCATAGAAGAAGTGCAGAATCGCCAACATCCCCTTGGCGACGGGGGCGAACCAGCCGTAGTAGATCAGGTCACTGAGGGAATACTGGGGGCTGTTCACCGCCAAATAGTTTGCCAAGAGATCTGGGCGCTTGGGTCCGGCGAAGATCGTGTAAGATTGCTGAAGTGATGCCCCCGGCTGGATCACGTTCGCTTTGCTTATCAACCGGCATGTGACGTTGGCAAACATCCCGTCATTGGAACGTGGCTTCGGTGGAGGACTCAACAGGATAGGCTGTACCACTTCCAGCCACACTTCATCAGGGGATTGCTTTAGCGGCAACAAGACGGAGGCAAAGTACTGGGCATCAACCCCCATGAAGGCCATTGAGCCTCCT contains:
- the lepA gene encoding translation elongation factor 4 translates to MTSPQYIRNFSIVAHIDHGKSTLADRLMEITGTVSFREMKEQLLDDMALERQRGITIKSHAVTMHYQYQGHKFELNLIDTPGHVDFQYEVSRSLTCCEGAVLLVDAFQGVEAQTVANAYAAMEHDLMIVPVMNKVDLTHARPDEVREEMEHTLAIHAEEVLGCSAKTGMGCKEVLEAVIERVPAPQGDPHATLQAMIFDAVYDEFRGAITYIRVMNGTVRKGQKIKFLQQGTTHEVIELGHFTPRRKATNSLAAGQVGYLICNIKTLDKVNIGDTVSVATGEPALKLPGYREPKRMVFCGLYPSDGQDFKQLREALDKLVINDPSFEFSPETSDALGFGFRCGFLGLLHMEIIQQRLEQEADIDLVQTAPNVTYEIVTKTGETMEVHTPQDVPDQGDIEEFRQPIVRVSFVLPTEYIGGIMKLCTDRRGTYVRTEYLSPTRAMLVYDLALADVIYDMHDKLKSTTRGYGTMDYELLGYEPGELVRMDILVKGERIDALSIVCDRRDADVRGRAVIKKLKEEIPRHMFEVPLQAAIGTRVIARENISAMRKNVTAKCYGGDISRKRKLWEKQKEGKKRMKSIGSVDIPQKAFLAVLETGEEEGKKK
- a CDS encoding TfoX/Sxy family protein, with protein sequence MFGGVCFMANGNMCVGAWKGSLVVRLARKKHDETQSETHVRPMDITGKVMRGWALVESAGIKSGSVLKSWVHRAAKFAELLPAK
- a CDS encoding DUF971 domain-containing protein, whose translation is MSNVPLDLKANRESGQLHVAWGDSQIDFPFAFLRRQCQCAHCVNEWTGEQILDPASVPEDISIESMELVGSYAVRIHWTDGHNAGLFTWERLRELCRLLNS
- a CDS encoding M20/M25/M40 family metallo-hydrolase, translating into MTRLCLNLRYRFLCAFLVSFLAAISLLADAAENAWYDIARASITTAEIQGHVDYLAADMLEGREAGSRGGHAAAKYILELVQQTSLEPAGTNGTFQQHFQGHSQNLLALLPGSDPDLKHETIIVGAHYDHVGYGNRRNSFGPFGYVHNGADDNASGVSAVLELIDALTRTEQRPRRSILFAFWDGEEKGLLGSSYWVRKPTVPLSSVKLAINVDMVGRLTDGRIEVGGTRSGSGFRRLMSTPNLNEAWLDFNWEYKNNSDHWTFFQKQIPSLYIHTGLHDDYHRPSDDVEKINIPGIRMVTSYMLEQVVELADADYLPEYRSAARLDNPFNQTRLEKPLPPMASRLSFTWEKAADGSLEVKDGLETNSTVQRGDKIVSVNNLPLSDGIMLESLALQSDSPLQMSIKRAGIDEQLDVSVPLSGNPVQLGLSWRDDPAEPQSVYVTRVVPHSPADRAGFQVNDRIYAADDKDFADRNELLQHVQSQIANEASMIRFEVESRGVIHPLEVHMNVLHGNTSDASL
- a CDS encoding tRNA modification GTPase encodes the protein MVPNITDTIAAIGTAPGVSARGMIRLSGPAMLTCLNECFEQVEQELQLEAVNSAQAVVGNLRLNNAASLPCDMFLWPSERSYTCQPSVELHTIGSPPLLDFALETLCRFGARIAEPGEFTLRAFLAGRLDLTQAEAVLGLINATGDDDFQSALVQLAGGLSEPLAQLREQLLMLLAHLEAGLDFVEEDIEFISAEDLKSQLVEAVNRVQAVLDQLANRNQHLTSPRVVLVGKPNAGKSSLFNALADRFGVISEGRRALVSEVAGTTRDFLSTTINLGGQCCEVIDTAGTETVGRVESIMSIAQEMTETQRKQADCCVLCVDSRDEDFEDEIANFLVSSHNTASNCLAITKSDLLEGCESVNRPHPHVVFCSSLTGKGLPVLQLTITKLLGSSEKLASSGVAATAARCSESLRNARDSLKNALETLSARGGEELVAADLRAALSDLGRVVGAVYTDDVLDRIFSQFCIGK